A window from Purpureocillium takamizusanense chromosome 3, complete sequence encodes these proteins:
- the APM4 gene encoding clathrin associated protein complex medium subunit (COG:U~TransMembrane:1 (o391-410i)~EggNog:ENOG503NW0Z) — translation MISGVLIFNQKGENLIFRAFRNDCRPRLADVFRIQVISNAQVRSPILTLGSTTFSHVKHENIYLVAITKSNANAALVFEFLYRLIQLGKGYFGKFDEEAVKNNFVLVYELLDEIIDFGYPQNTETDTLKMYITTEGVKSETRPEDTSKITMQATGALSWRKADVRYRKNEAFVDVIEDVNLLMSATGAVLRADVTGQIVMRAYLSGTPECKFGLNDRLLLDNDGLQSYPSGNKMGTKATKAAAGSVTLEDCQFHQCVKLGKFDTDRIISFVPPDGEFELMRYRSTENVNLPFKVHAIVNEVGRTKVEYSIGVKANFGPKLFATNVVVKIPTPLNTAKIIERCTQGKAKYEPSENIIVWKIGRFTGQSEYVLSAEAILTHMTNQRAWSRPPLSMNFSLLMFTSSGLLVRYLKVFEKSNYSSVKWVRYMTRAGSYEIRF, via the exons ATGATTTCGGGCGTCCTCATATTCAATCAAAAGGGCGAGAACCTCATCTTCCGCGCCTTCCGCAACGACTGCCGTccgcgcctcgccgatgTCTTCCGCATCCAGGTCATCTCCAATGCCCAGGTCCGCTCGCCTATCTTGACGCTGGGCAGTACCACCTTCAGCCATGTCAAGCACGAAAACATTtacctcgtcgccatcaccaagaGCAACGCCAATgctgccctcgtcttcgagTTCCTCTACCGGCTGATCCAGCTTGGCAAAGGCTACTTTGGAAAATTCGACGAGGAGGCTGTCAAGAACAATTTTGTCCTCGTCtacgagctcctcgacg AAATTATCGACTTCGGGTACCCCCAGAATACCGAGACAGACACCCTCAAGATGTACATTACcaccgagggcgtcaagTCCGAAACACGCCCTGAAGATACCTCCAAAATTACCATGCAGGCTACCGGTGCTCTCTCCTGGCGCAAGGCCGACGTGCGCTATCGCAAGAATGAGGCCTTTGTCGATGTCATCGAAGATGTCAACCTCCTCATGTCGGCCACTGGCGCCGTCctccgcgccgacgtcaCGGGTCAGATCGTCATGCGCGCCTACCTCTCTGGCACCCCCGAGTGCAAGTTCGGTCTCAACGACCGCCTCCTTCTCGACAATGACGGCCTTCAGAGCTACCCGAGCGGTAACAAGATGGGCACAAAGGCaaccaaggccgccgccggcagtgTCACGCTCGAAGACTGCCAGTTCCACCAATGTGTCAAGCTGGGCAAGTTCGATACGGACCGCATCATCAGCTTCGTCCCGCCCGACGGCGAATTCGAGCTCATGCGGTACCGCTCTACTGAGAACGTCAATCTGCCTTTCAAGGTccacgccatcgtcaacgaggtTGGTCGCACAAAGGTCGAGTACAGCATCGGTGTCAAGGCCAACTTCGGCCCCAAGCTCTTCGCCACCAACGTTGTCGTCAAGATCCCCACACCTCTCAACACGGCCAAGATCATCGAACGTTGCACACAAGGCAAGGCCAAGTACGAGCCGAGCGAGAACATCATCGTGTGGAAGATTGGCCGCTTCACGGGCCAGAGCGAGTACGTGTtgagcgccgaggccatcttAACGCACATGACCAACCAGCGAGCATGGAGCCGTCCGCCCCTGAGCATGAACTTCAGCCTTCTCATGTTCACGAGTTCCGGACTGCTGGTGCGCTACCTCAAGGTGTTTGAGAAGAGCAACTACTCCAGTGTCAAGTGGGTGCGGTACATGACGCGGGCAGGCTCGTACGAGATAAG GTTTTGA
- a CDS encoding uncharacterized protein (COG:S~EggNog:ENOG503NXV6), with protein sequence MAPGPPTEFPASFVRPWKELLVSRQAEQQDDFPNHHVSDVDSLITTSLPRALYVGTGHSIFTRAILPAILTAKYSVHFVTCYWAPSPSLDGLRDTLHRLASSRSGAQPSAPTLHITIGFSSRGLLQKLFHTSARDGYTYPPLRWTELGLPDEAALSKGGIQLTVKSIFFTPLSVMHPKYVIVDGSRAFVPSCNVSWERWFEGCIELEGDVVSRLTTFHERVWGAPRTAADDGARQIMRGVEDDADDDARNSITSSTEIVAHGGSATQSTKFQPHSPVPTLFLPSSHHRNPRFSFFPFLSHSNPPITPLNAALLTLFANARRKITILTPNVTSWPALEALLAALARGVDVQIRTSKGMMLIEQLVTAGTTTSWCLNSFIKRYQQLHVPKGPSDVEAQPVTPGKLEILYYKPLASRKGCDDEPVVSHFKMTMVDDEYLVLGSGNMDRASWWTSQEIGVLFYAPSFGFDSWTAVLSRRSQVLFRSE encoded by the coding sequence ATGGCACCCGGACCACCAACCGAGTTTCCGGCCTCGTTTGTCAGGCCGTGGAAGGAGCTACTCGTGTCCCGCCAGGCGGAACAACAGGACGACTTCCCCAACCACCACGTAAGCGACGTCGACTctctcatcaccaccagccttCCGCGCGCCCTCTACGTCGGCACCGGTCATTCCATCTTCACGCGCGCCATCCTACCGGCCATCCTGACGGCCAAGTACTCGGTCCACTTTGTCACTTGCTACTGGGCTCCGTCGCCttccctcgacggcctccgCGACACGCTCCATAGGCTGGCGTCATCTCGGTCCGGAGCCCAACCCTCGGCGCCTACGCTGCACATCACCATTGGCTTCTCATCCAGGGGCCTCTTGCAGAAGCTATTCCACACGTCTGCTCGTGACGGATACACGTACCCGCCCTTGCGATGGACTGAACTCGGCTTGCCGGACGAAGCGGCGCTGAGCAAAGGCGGCATACAGTTGACGGTCAAGAGCATCTTCTTCACCCCTCTGAGTGTCATGCACCCCAAGTATGTCATTGTTGATGGAAGCCGCGCCTTTGTTCCGAGCTGCAACGTCAGCTGGGAACGGTGGTTCGAGGGGTGCATCGAGCTGGAGGGGGACGTCGTCTCGCGCCTGACAACGTTCCATGAGCGGGTTTGGGGCGCGCCCCGTActgctgccgacgatggcgcccgGCAGATCATGCGTGGGGTCGAAGACGATGCGGATGACGATGCAAGGAATTCCATAACCAGCAGCACGGAAATCGTCGCACAcggcggctcggcgacgcAGTCCACAAAATTCCAACCACACTCGCCCGTCCCAACCTTGTTTCTCCCATCTTCGCACCACCGCAACCCGCGCTTCAGCTTCTTCCCCTTTCTTTCCCACTCCAACCCTCCGATCACACCACTCAACGCGGCGCTCCTCACCCTGTTCGCCAATGCGCGGCGCAAAATCACCATCCTGACCCCAAACGTCACCTCATGGCCGGCCCTTGAAGCGCTTCTAGCGGCTTTGGCACGCGGGGTAGACGTGCAGATTCGCACCAGCAAGGGCATGATGTTGATCGAGCAGCTCGTAACCGCCGGCACCACGACGTCGTGGTGCCTCAACAGCTTCATCAAGAGGTACCAGCAGTTACACGTGCCAAAGGGGCCTTCTGACGTTGAGGCCCAGCCTGTGACTCCGGGAAAACTGGAGATTCTCTACTACAAGCCGCTAGCTAGCCGGAAGGGCTGCGATGATGAGCCGGTCGTGAGCCATTTCAAGATGACcatggtggacgacgagtaTCTCGTCCTCGGTTCAGGCAACATGGACAGAGCCAGCTGGTGGACCAGCCAAGAGATTGGTGTCCTCTTCTACGCGCCATCTTTTGGTTTCGACTCGTGGACCGCCGTGCTGAGCAGGCGCTCGCAAGTCCTCTTCCGGAGCGAATAG
- a CDS encoding uncharacterized protein (EggNog:ENOG503PPR5~SECRETED:SignalP(1-18~SECRETED:cutsite=ATA-LP~SECRETED:prob=0.6877)), with translation MLGNLALAAATLAATATALPTYQVFSREVADRYVFYSGDGSTGAGWPAESAWGSFDELWGANEPVMEKSCGWNDWGADNSATEIGDIKSTIQQVASSTGVDPRFVLAVVMQESKGCVRAPTTDNGVRNPGLMQSHNGQGSCAGVNPCPAEQITLMIQDGVAGTSSGDGLQQTLAQASGATGGSGSRSFYAAARLYNSGSADYGNLNNGLGSTPCYATDVANRLMGWTLAASNCQA, from the coding sequence ATGCTTGGAAACCTTGCCCTTGCAGCTGCGACCCTGGCGGCCACTGCCACGGCTCTGCCTACATATCAAGTCTTTTCCCGAGAGGTGGCGGACCGCTATGTCTTCtacagcggcgacggctccaCGGGTGCCGGATGGCCCGCGGAGTCTGCCTGGGGCAGCTTTGACGAGCTCTGGGGCGCCAATGAGCCCGTGATGGAGAAGTCGTGCGGCTGGAACGACTGGGGCGCAGACAACTCGGCAACGGAGATTGGCGACATCAAGAGCACGATCCAGCAGGTTGCGAGCTCGACTGGCGTGGACCCGcgcttcgtcctcgccgtcgtgatGCAGGAGAGCAAGGGCTGCgtgcgggcgccgacgaccgacAACGGGGTGCGCAACCCTGGCCTCATGCAGTCGCACAACGGCCAGGGGAGCTGCGCGGGCGTGAACCCCTGCCCGGCCGAGCAGATCACGCTGATGATCCAGGACGGTGTCGCGGGCACCTCCTCGGGAGACGGCCTGCAGCAGACGCTGGCGCaggccagcggcgcgacgggcggcagcggcagccgctcGTTCTacgcggccgcgcgcctctACAACAGCGGCTCCGCCGACTACGGCAACCTCAACAACGGGCTCGGCAGCACGCCCTGCTATGCGACGGACGTGGCGAACCGCCTCATGGGGTggacgctcgccgccagcaatTGCCAGGCTTGA
- a CDS encoding uncharacterized protein (EggNog:ENOG503NY9M~COG:Q): MHTCRATNTLLLGSSIRQMYYQPRALKRPFSSSTLYSSSPSSSSRFSAFLRSTTSLPLADTTSTPAALTPQRTTPPPFNSTKATMTHFRIAVTTDTICPWCYVGHKQLKRAQETWTKRHPADTFAVTYHPFQLHPEWPRGPASSHDKGQYYRENYGPERARLSQQRLTAVGRELGIAFKFGGRTGNTRDSHRLVQLGKKHGNETELRVINGLYNSFFENEGDISQYDVLRKVALGAGISEAEFQKAIIDSDEGGDAVDEAVVKARLEGISGVPDFQIQDRFQINGGQPAEVFVQIFEKVKALEAQSQASS, from the coding sequence ATGCACACATGCCGTGCAACCAACACCCTTCTGCTAGGTTCCAGCATTCGTCAGATGTATTACCAACCGCGGGCTTTGAAACGCCCATTCTCGTCTTCTACTTTATACTCTTCTTCgccctcctcttcgtcccgCTTCTCTGCATTTCTCAGAAGCACTACTAGTCTACCACTAGCAGATACCACCAGCACTCCAGCCGCCCTCACACCTCAACGgacaacccccccccctttcaaCAGTACCAAGGCAACCATGACGCACTTTCGCATCGCCGTCACGACCGACACCATATGCCCTTGGTGCTACGTCGGACACAAGCAGCTCAAGCGTGCGCAGGAGACGTGGACGAAGCGCCACCCCGCCGACACCTTTGCCGTCACCTATCACCCCTTCCAGCTGCACCCAGAGTGGCCCAGAGGCCCCGCGTCCAGCCACGACAAGGGTCAGTACTACCGCGAGAACTACGGCCCGGAGCGCGCCCGTCtgtcgcagcagcgcctcacggccgtcggccgcgagctcggcatcgccttcAAGTTCGGCGGGCGCACCGGCAACACGCGCGACTCGCACCGCCTCGTGCAACTGGGCAAGAAGCACGGCAACGAGACGGAGCTGCGCGTCATCAACGGCCTCTACAACTCCTTCTTCGAGAACGAGGGCGACATCTCGCAGTATGACGTCCTGAGGAAGGTCGCTCTCGGAGCGGGCATCTCCGAAGCCGAGTTCCAGAAGGCCATTatcgacagcgacgagggcggcgacgccgtcgatgaggccGTTGTGAAggcgcgcctcgagggcaTTTCCGGTGTGCCCGACTTCCAGATCCAGGACCGCTTCCAGATCAACGGCGGTCAGCCTGCGGAAGTGTTCGTTCAGATTTTCGAAAAggtcaaggcgctcgaggctcAGTCACAGGCCTCTTCTTGA
- the LYS1 gene encoding Saccharopine dehydrogenase (EggNog:ENOG503NWDX~COG:E), which translates to MSGYPAILLRAEQKPLEHRSFSPAVIGSLVKAGYPVSVERSSTDPDFKRIFDDDEYEAAGAKLVPAGGWPTATPGTLVLGLKEIPEEDFALTNDHISFAHCYKNQGGWEKVLGRFPRGGSVLYDLEFLVDEQGRRVSAFGYHAGFTGAALGAKALAWQLAHPAAAAAAQKLPSVASFTDGRGYYRNEDELVEQIRGDVAAAEKALGRKPTAMVLGALGRCGKGACDLFVKAGIPEANITRWDLAETKGRDGPYEEIAQHDIFLNAVRSPSPAPFPPSVYRIEPSHPHFSPTST; encoded by the coding sequence ATGTCTGGATACCCCGCCATCCTGCTCCGGGCGGAGCAGAAGCCCCTCGAGCATCGCTCcttctcgcccgccgtcatcggctccctcgtcaaggccggctACCCCGTCTCCGTGGAgcgctcctcgacggacCCGGACTTCAAGCGCatcttcgacgacgacgagtacgaggccgcgggcgcgaaGCTCGTccccgcgggcggctggccgaCGGCCACCCCGGGCACGCTCGTCCTGGGGCTCAAGGAGATACCCGAGGAGGACTTCGCGCTGACCAACGACCACATCTCGTTTGCGCACTGCTACAAGAACCAGGGCGGCTGGGAAAAGGTCCTCGGCCGCTTTCCCCGCGGGGGGTCCGTCCTGTACGACCTCGagttcctcgtcgacgagcagggccgccgcgtcaGCGCCTTTGGCTACCACGCGGGCTtcacgggcgccgccctcggcgcaaAGGCCCTCGCCTGGCAGCTcgcccaccccgccgccgccgccgccgcgcagaaGCTCCCCTCGGTGGCCAGCTTcaccgacggccgcggctaCTACcgcaacgaggacgagctcgtcgagcagatCCGCGgggacgtggccgccgcggaaaAGGCCCTCGGCCGCAAGCCCACGGCCATGGTGCTCGGCGCGTTGGGCCGctgcggcaagggcgcctGCGACCTCTTCGTCAAGGCCGGTATTCCCGAGGCGAACATCACCCGCTGGGACCTcgccgagaccaagggcCGCGATGGCCCGTACGAGGAGATTGCGCAGCATGACATTTTCCTCAACGCCGTGCGttctccctcccccgcccccttccccccttctGTCTATCGAATCGAACCGTCGCACCCTCATTTCAGCCCTACCTCTACGTAA
- a CDS encoding uncharacterized protein (EggNog:ENOG503P4NB) — MSSNPFRKKALQAIDTGRAQSPAKSSLRSSSSNSPLPAAAAALEGSDAALDSDVLRRPKPVKKVRVMSPPPLSPDSPEWPRSSSAPFYEYPPPGAVLGPDAAPAFAYAPGPGDPFNGAPASADDESDRETASSTATPPPPPRPPAAAVKGRNPGTLVAAPMPISTPTSSLESAAAAAAAGVPANPFSKTLQDLEQSRELEAQNRSEGEALKAGNAAARQSLNVDSFRRLLMTGKADDDDAARKQDDLTGSINRPTARDEDDTSESTDYITTEDEAGRAQSSSPNQQKSSKEKKAPPPPPSSRHGKSLKEDASARLAPSTTTSTDINKPLPISPVRRSYDDESPFDRESAGKVPESEEEPEEKLAEESESTTQSLATTPARQPSLRKSAPAPPPRRGHARSDTRSESQLPQPQHDAPARTSTDDGTPRQPAQAPLPPPPRRPHATPRQTSSQGGSAAQIVQAAASTPSLSHYYESDSDRAAAASDATPAGSSPSASKLPSPRPPAPPPARNSSVRQRPPSVSSVDGISRRISGEAPPRTSRDGAPPHLGPPPPPPPKRQRGNSSSSTNDLRRASGESASRPQLQHPSGESSGKGVDILADLDALQREVDALRGKMR; from the coding sequence ATGTCGTCGAACCCGTTCCGCAAAAAGGCGCTGCAGGCCATCGACACGGGCCGCGCCCAGTCCCCCGCCAAGTcgagcttgcgcagctcctcgtccaactcgccgctgcccgccgccgccgccgctctcgaaGGCAgcgatgccgccctcgactcGGACGTCCTCAGGCGGCCCAAGCCCGTCAAAAAGGTCCGCGTTatgtccccgccgccgctgtcccCCGACTCGCCCGAGTGGCCGCGCAGTAGTAGCGCCCCCTTCTACGAGTatccgccgcccggcgccgtccttggtccggacgccgcgcccgccttcGCATATGCCCCCGGGCCGGGGGATCCCTTcaacggcgcgcccgcctccgccgatgacgagagCGACCGCGAGActgccagcagcacggctacgcctcctccgccgccgaggccgcccgccgccgccgtcaaggggCGGAACCCCGGAACGCTCGTCGCGGCACCTATGCCCATCTCGACACCTACATCCTCATTAgaatcggcggcggcggcggcggcggcaggcgtcCCGGCGAACCCCTTCAGTAAGACGCTGCAGGACCTGGAGCAGTCGCGGGAACTTGAGGCGCAGAATCGCAGCGAAGGAGAGGCTCTCAAGGCAGGCAACGCTGCCGCGCGTCAGTCCCTCAACGTCGATTCGTTCCGGCGGCTGCTCATGACGGGCAAggcggatgacgacgatgcagcGAGGAAACAGGACGACCTGACCGGGAGTATAAATCGCCCAACAGCcagagacgaggacgacacATCCGAGTCGACTGACTACATCACAACTGAGGACGAGGCTGGGCGCGCGCAATCATCGAGTCCGAACCAGCAAAAGTCCtccaaggagaagaaggctccgccgccgccgcctagCTCGCGCCATGGTAAATCTCTCAAGGAGGATGCGtccgcgcgcctcgccccgtcgacgaccacTTCCACAGATATCAACAAGCCGTTGCCCATATCACCCGTGCGGAGAAGCTACGATGACGAGTCCCCCTTCGACCGCGAGTCCGCTGGCAAGGTACCAGAGTCGGAAGAGGAGCCGGAGGAGAAGCTAGCGGAAGAGTCTGAGTCTACGACACAATCGCTGGCCACCACGCCTGCGAGGCAACCCAGTTTGAGAaagtcggcgccggcgcccccgCCACGGAGAGGCCACGCTCGGTCCGATACGCGGTCCGAGTCACAACTACCGCAACCGCAGCacgacgcgccggcgaggacgtcgacaGACGACGGCACGCCCAGGCAGCCTGCTCAGGCGCCGCTCCCACCTCCCCCGCGGAGACCGCACGCAACGCCGCGGCAGACCTCGTCACAGGGCGGCTCCGCCGCGCAAATCGTCCAAGCGGCTGCCTCCACACCGTCTCTGTCACATTACTACGAGTCCGACTCCGacagagccgccgcggcctcggaTGCTACTCCCGCGGGAAGCAGCCCCAGCGCGAGCAAGCtcccctcgccgaggccgcccgcgccgccgcccgcgcgcaacTCCTCCGTGCGGCAACGGCCCCCGAGCGTGagcagcgtcgacggcatcagcaggcgcatctcgggcgaggcgccgccacggacgTCCCGTGACGGGGCACCTCCGCATCTGGGtcctccgccaccaccgccgcccaagagACAGAGGGGCAAcagctcgagcagcaccAATGACCTCAGgagggcgagcggcgagagcgCGTCGCGGCCACAGCTCCAGCACCCGTCAGGGGAAAGTTCGGGCAAGGGCGTGGACATTCTGGCGGACCTGGACGCGTTGCAAAGGGAGGTGGATGCTCTGCGGGGGAAGATGCGCTAG
- a CDS encoding uncharacterized protein (EggNog:ENOG503P7C3~SECRETED:SignalP(1-17~SECRETED:cutsite=AFA-HD~SECRETED:prob=0.8710)), protein MLLRHIVFAACAGLAFAHDEGRPCGLKIAPCPRGYFCHPDSPACTDLDRCRGTCVVRNKYPSCGGKTVTPRPCPKETHCIDDPREPGGCGLACDKPGICVPDKPKMCGGFVGSLCPKGFSCYDIPKDGCDPKRGGTDCLGMCL, encoded by the coding sequence ATGCTTCTCCGCCacatcgtcttcgccgcctgcgccggctTGGCATTCGCCCACGACGAAGGACGCCCTTGCGGCCTCAAGATCGCTCCCTGCCCGCGAGGCTACTTCTGCCACCCCGACTCTCCCGCGTGCACCGACCTCGACCGCTGCCGCGGCACCTGCGTCGTGCGCAACAAGTACCCTTCttgcggcggcaagacggtgACCCCGCGGCCCTGCCCCAAGGAAACTCACTGCATCGACGACCCCCGCGAGCCCGGCGGCTGTGGTCTCGCCTGCGACAAGCCCGGCATCTGCGTCCCCGACAAGCCCAAAATGTGCGGCGGCTTTGTGGGCTCCTTGTGCCCGAAGGGGTTTTCCTGTTACGACATCCCCAAAGACGGTTGCGACCCGAAGCGTGGTGGTACGGACTGCCTTGGAATGTGCCTGTAG
- a CDS encoding uncharacterized protein (MEROPS:MER0005900~EggNog:ENOG503P1JV~COG:G), which yields MTRRVVPDFPDRGSQTDELPAHIYSTGLGIAVRTGKRRDSQDEDNDASASKKVFYTIVTADLLIPGDGDPLPHAALVARDKLIVWVGKQADLPGEYTEQPHKTHAVPYLMPGLWDCHVHFGGENEAAAQEDGTTGITFIADNPATAGARLARGCWEALQRGYTSLRDVAGFGCEVAKAIEDGTIVGPNVYSAGACLSQLAGHGDIFALPAGDALLNLGVANITPGYFGTGMSCLVDGVDECRRGVRLQIRRGAKCIKVLASGGVLSRDDNPLYAQFSPEELDAIVSEAGRMGRAVAAHVHGKPGILQAVHAGVASVEHVTFADQECVDLIRERGTIYVATRTIVKLLLESGGKGMPRIIWEKAKLCGANHLNAYKLAIENGGITFALGTDTPPGFNMAMELEFAVEAGMSNLEAIRAATANGPLTVREQAAKSGQLKPGYEADMIGVCANPVDDVRVLQKRSNIGWVWKGGRLYKGPGVGPWGEELDG from the coding sequence ATGACAAGACGCGTGGTTCCCGACTTCCCTGATCGCGGCAGCCAAACagacgagctgcccgcccacatCTACTCGAccggcctcggcatcgcgGTCCGCACTGGGAAGAGGCGAGACAGCCAAGATGAGGACAACGACGCTTCCGCTTCCAAGAAGGTCTTCTacaccatcgtcaccgccgaccTCCTCAtccccggcgacggcgaccccctgccgcacgccgccctcgtggcGCGCGACAAGCTCATCGTCTGGGTCGGCAAGCAGGCGGACCTGCCCGGCGAGTACACGGAGCAGCCGCACAAGACGCACGCGGTGCCGTACCTGATGCCCGGGCTGTGGGACTGCCATGTGCACTTTGGCGGGGAGAATGAAGCGGCCGCCCAGGAGGATGGCACCACGGGAATCACCTTCATCGCCGACAacccggccacggcgggcgcgcgcctcgcccgcggctgctgggagGCTCTCCAGCGCGGCTACACGTCGCTGCGGGACGTGGCCGGCTTCGGCTGcgaggtggccaaggccatcgaaGACGGCACCATCGTCGGCCCCAACGTCTAtagcgccggcgcctgcctcagccagctcgccggccacggcgacatcttcgccctgcccgccggcgacgccctgctcaacCTAGGTGTCGCTAACATCACCCCGGGCTATTTTGGCACCGGCATGAGCTGCCTagttgacggcgtcgacgagtgTCGCCGGGGCGTGCGCCTGCAGATCCGCCGTGGCGCAAAGTGCATCAAGGTCCtggcctcgggcggcgtcctcTCGCGCGACGATAACCCCTTATATGCGCAATTCAGccccgaggagctcgacgccatcgtctccgAGGCCGGTCGCatgggccgcgccgtcgccgcccacgtccacGGCAAGCCCGGCATCCTGCAGGCCGTgcacgccggcgtcgcctcggTCGAGCACGTCACCTTTGCCGACCAGGAATGCGTCGACCTGATCCGCGAGAGAGGCACCATCTACGTCGCCACGCGCACCATCGTCAAGCTACTGCTCGAGtcgggcggcaagggcatgCCGCGCATCATCTGGGAAAAGGCCAAGCTATGCGGCGCCAACCACCTCAACGCGTATAAGCTGGCCATCGAGAACGGCGGCATCACCTTTGCGCTCGGCACGGATACCCCGCCCGGCTTCAACATGGCCATGGAGCTCGAGttcgccgtcgaggccggcatgAGCAATCTCGAGGCCATCCgtgccgccacggccaacgGGCCCCTGACGGTGCgcgagcaggcggccaagTCGGGGCAGCTGAAGCCCGGGTACGAGGCCGACATGATTGGCGTGTGCGCGAACccggtcgacgacgtccgCGTCCTGCAGAAGAGGAGCAACATCGGCTGGGTCTGGAAGGGCGGCCGGCTGTACAAGGGTCCGGGTGTCGGCCCGTGGGGAGAGGAGCTGGACGGCTGA
- the PUT1_1 gene encoding proline dehydrogenase (COG:E~EggNog:ENOG503NYPK), with translation MSGLRNGRIASTAYKALSTQSPLVASVSRAGAVSQREPVAPENASPLAALSAGALCRSLFTNTVSSTPWLLSPAISFLSYLCQPRRPLLFDVERNRPFAWLMKQTVYKQFCGGETPAETKATMRRMRDMGFRGTIITLATETVFDYRKNLVHGLGVEAGAGEGAAMCPAIAAWRKRTLGAVELLDEGDQLAIKITGAGPLVTDALAAGEPLPAQMLDALDEISTRCKAQRARILIDAESQLYQFGILQVGLDLMRKYNRGGHAVIYSTYQAYLKSTPASVARDLAAALDEGFTLGLKLVRGAYLSTDKRSLIHDTKEDTDAAYDAIALGALRQDLLGFSSSSSSSGVEQQRTECKGTQRRPFPSVNLFLASHNRESVVAAHELHRQRSEQGLPTVPVGFAQLQGMSDALSFGLLRLGGAPEVYKCTTWGSLAECLGYLARRASENRDAASRTSDEFAALRAEARRRLGRLLRLQG, from the exons ATGTCAGGCCTTCGCAATGGCAGGATCGCCTCCACCGCCTACAAGGCGCTATCAACACAGTCCCCTCTGgtcgcctccgtctcgaGAGCCGGTGCCGTCTCTCAGCGCGAGCCGGTAGCACCGGAGAATGCCTCTCCCCTCGCGGCCCTGTCGGCCGGGGCGCTCTGCCGCTCGCTCTTCACAAACACCGTCTCGTCCACGCCGTGGCTGCTCTCGCCGGCCATCTCCTTCCTCTCCTACCTCtgccagccgcggcggccgctgctcttTGACGTCGAGCGTAACCGGCCTTTCGCCTGGCTCATGAAGCAGACGGTGTACAAGCAgttttgcggcggcgagacgccggccgagacaaaggcgacgatgcgccgcaTGCGGGACATGGGCTTCCGCGGGACCATCATCACGTTGGCTACAGAAACGGTGTTTGATTACAGAAAGAACCTCGTTCACGGGCTAGGAGTAGAGGCTGGGGCCGGAGAGGGGGCCGCCATGTGTCCGGCCATCGCAGCCTGGCGCAAGCGAACCCTCGGAgctgtcgagctgctcgacgaagGGGACCAGCTCGCCATCAA GATTACCGGAGCAGGACCTCTGGTCAcggatgccctcgccgcaggAGAGCCTCTCCCGGCGCAGATGCTGGACGCCCTGGACGAAATCAGCACGCGGTGCAAGGCGCAGCGGGCGCGCatcctcatcgacgccgagtcGCAGCTCTACCAGTTCGGCATCCTCCAGGTGGGCCTCGACCTGATGCGCAAGTACAaccgcggcgggcacgccGTCATCTACAGCACCTACCAGGCGTACCTCAAGagcacgcccgcgtccgtGGCGCGGGACCTCGCagcggcgctcgacgagggcttcACTCTGGGGCTCAAGCTCGTCCGCGGCGCATACCTGTCGACGGACAAGCGCAGTCTAATCCACGACACCAAAGAGGACACGGACGCGGCGTATGATGCCATTGCATTGGGGGCGCTGCGCCAGGATCTCTTGGggttcagcagcagcagcagcagcagcggtgtcgagcagcagcgaaCCGAATGTAAAGGGACGCAACGGCGACCGTTCCCGTCGGTAAACCTGTTCCTCGCGAGCCACAACCGGGAGAGCGTGGTCGCGGCGCACGAGCTGCACAGGCAGCGCTCGGAGCAGGGCctgccgacggtgccggtCGGGTTCGCGCAACTGCAGGGCATGTCGGACGCGCTGAGCTtcgggctgctgcggctcggcggcgcgcccgaggTGTACAAGTGCACGACGTGGGGGAGCCTGGCCGAGTGCCTGGGCTatctggcgcggcgcgcgtcggaGAACCGGGAcgcggcgtcgcggacgagCGACGAGTTTGCGGCGCTCAGGGCGGAggcgcggaggcggctgGGGAGGTTGTTGAGACTGCAGGGGTGA